A genomic segment from Castor canadensis chromosome 1, mCasCan1.hap1v2, whole genome shotgun sequence encodes:
- the C1H11orf96 gene encoding uncharacterized protein C11orf96 homolog, whose protein sequence is MAFAVIRARSRVGRSGLYKPLARPPRGRRRQQRRRAPRRAAKQHTRSPAPRDGPARPLFRGAPARAREGRRHPAADLDPPPGEPQAAASRGGPVQRPPPESPSAPPPGPADAGGAMAAAKPGELMGICSSYQAVMPHFVCLADEFPQPVRPAKLSKGKGRLRRPRQSRFKTQPVTFDEIQEVEEEGVSPMEEEKAKKSFLQSLECLRRSTQSLSLQREQLSSCKLRNSLDSSDSDSAL, encoded by the coding sequence ATGGCATTCGCTGTCATCCGAGCTCGCAGCCGTGTGGGCAGGAGCGGGCTATATAAGCCGCTAGCCCGGCCGCCGCGGGGCAGAAGGCGACAGCAGCGGCGGCGAGCGCCTCGGAGAGCAGCAAAGCAGCACACCCGGAGCCCCGCGCCCCGCGACGGGCCCGCACGCCCGCTCTTCCGAGGAGCGCCGGCCCGGGCCCGCGAGGGCCGCCGCCACCCCGCAGCAGATTTGGATCCCCCGCCCGGCGAGCCCCAGGCTGCTGCCTCCCGGGGGGGCCCGGTGCAGCGGCCACCCCCGGAGAGCCCCAGCGCCCCACCGCCCGGCCCCGCAGACGCCGGCGGCGCCATGGCGGCCGCCAAGCCCGGCGAGCTCATGGGCATCTGCTCCAGCTACCAGGCGGTGATGCCGCACTTCGTGTGCTTGGCCGACGAGTTCCCGCAGCCCGTGCGGCCAGCCAAGCTGTCCAAGGGCAAGGGCCGGCTGCGGCGGCCGCGCCAGTCCCGTTTCAAGACGCAGCCGGTGACCTTCGACGAGAtccaggaggtggaggaggaaggggtGTCCCCCATGGAGGAGGAAAAGGCTAAGAAGTCATTCCTGCAGAGCCTGGAGTGTCTGCGCCGCAGCACGCAGAGCCTGTCGCTGCAGAGGGAGCAGCTCAGCAGCTGCAAACTGAGGAACAGCCTGGACTCCAGCGACTCCGACTCGGCCCTGTGA